A genome region from Hevea brasiliensis isolate MT/VB/25A 57/8 chromosome 7, ASM3005281v1, whole genome shotgun sequence includes the following:
- the LOC110645885 gene encoding uncharacterized protein At4g28440, with translation MATAEKRKPVFVKVEELKPGTAGHNLTVKVVNSKAVPVPKPRRAPMSLSQRPVRPARIAECLVGDDTGSIVFTARNEQVDLMTPGTTVILRNAKIDMFKGSMRLAVDKWGRIEVAEPANFVVQENNNLSLVEYELVTVQG, from the exons ATGGCCACAGCAGAGAAGAGAAAGCCTGTCTTCGTTAAGGTAGAAGAACTAAAGCCCGGCACCGCCGGCCACAATCTCACTGTCAAGGTCGTCAACTCCAAGGCCGTCCCTGTCCCTAAGCCCCGCCGCGCCCCCATGTCTCTCTCTCAGCGTCCTGTCCGCCCCGCCCGTATCGCTGAGTGCCTTGTTGGCGACGACACCGGCTCTATCGTCTTCACCGCCCGCAATGAACAAG TTGACCTTATGACGCCAGGCACGACTGTTATTCTGCGGAATGCAAAGATTGACATGTTCAAGGGTTCTATGAGGCTTGCAGTAGACAAGTGGGGACGCATTGAAGTTGCTGAACCTGCGAATTTTGTAGTTCAAGAAAATAACAATCTTTCTCTGGTTGAGTATGAACTAGTTACTGTTCAGGGATGA